The Lactuca sativa cultivar Salinas chromosome 2, Lsat_Salinas_v11, whole genome shotgun sequence genome includes a window with the following:
- the LOC111902576 gene encoding NEP1-interacting protein-like 1 gives MEFYAYPSRPLPSSSQISDFSFGNLVSKIRDFFSSAVSAIVGNVFSAIFTFFFALVGTLLGALTGALIGQETESGFVRGAAVGAISGAVFSIEVFESSLLLWQSDESGIRCLLYLIDVIVSLISGRLVRERIGPAMLSAVQSQMGAIETRFDDVQNIFDIGGCKGLPEYSVEKIPKITVTSDNNVDDSGEKILCSVCLQDFQLGETVRNLPQCHHMFHLPCIDKWLVRHGSCPLCRRDL, from the exons ATGGAGTTTTACGCTTACCCATCTCGTCCTCTCCCTTCGTCTTCACAGATTTCTGATTTTTCATTTGGAAATTTGGTTTCAAAAATCAGAGATTTCTTCAGTTCTGCAGTTTCTGCTATTGTGGGAAACGTTTTTTCTGCAATTTTCACCTTCTTCTTCGCATTAG TGGGTACTTTATTAGGAGCATTGACCGGGGCTTTGATCGGCCAAGAAACCGAGAGTGGATTTGTTAGAGGTGCTGCAGTTGGCGCCATTTCTGGTGCTGTTTTTTCCATTGAAGTTTTCGAATCTTCGCTTCTTTTATGGCAATCTGATGAATCAGGGATCCGTTGCCTTCTCTACTTG ATTGATGTCATTGTAAGCTTAATAAGTGGAAGACTTGTTCGTGAGCGGATTGGTCCAGCTATGTTAAGTGCCGTACAAAGCCAG ATGGGAGCCATTGAAACGAGATTTGATGACGTTCAAAATATATTTGACATTGGTGGTTGTAAAGGTTTGCCTGAATATTCGGTTGAAAAAATACCTAAAATCACCGTTACAAGTGACAACAATGTGGATGACTCGGGCGAGAAAATCTTGTGCTCTGTATGCCTTCAG GATTTTCAACTCGGAGAAACTGTGAGAAATTTACCACAATGCCATCACATGTTTCACCTACCTTGCATCGATAAATGGCTTGTAAGACATGGATCATGTCCGTTATGCAGGCGTGACCtctaa